In the Paenibacillus pabuli genome, one interval contains:
- a CDS encoding methyl-accepting chemotaxis protein, translated as MKWTLGAKTVAGLVLISIITYGTSGFFIFFLQDWLSFSMPSWLYITLVLILGVCWNGILGWFASRWLTRPIVHLSKAAQQVSSGDLTAEIPQRRTQDELTVLYDAFRAMVVNLRSIVNDIADSTRTTSQNAQSLSEAITQAAEQIEMMSEAVDHIAVGVEEQKVTSHESLITADEMLNDFQRMHTQSIGMTEMSGQMEQSVDHTKQTFSLLMKGMDELAVSHNRSRDIMLVLEKEASDIEAITQSVKNIAEETALLALNASIEAARAGEEGAGFAVVAQQIRKLSDESTQSVHRINELISRVQQRIRDTAQLIHEQHGLVVNESQRTINVDQTLLELTGTVEVFMKGAHEIGSKIAEQTVRVERTHGHVKQIQGKAGSFSDEARRIMDAAHEETAIMQEISSSAEELRQLTDRLMDKTKAFRMQP; from the coding sequence ATGAAATGGACTTTAGGCGCAAAGACAGTCGCAGGTCTGGTACTCATTTCGATTATTACATACGGAACTAGCGGCTTTTTTATATTTTTTCTCCAGGACTGGCTCTCTTTCTCCATGCCAAGCTGGTTGTATATCACCTTAGTACTCATTCTAGGCGTGTGCTGGAACGGAATTCTGGGATGGTTTGCCTCCCGCTGGCTGACCCGTCCAATCGTTCACCTGTCCAAGGCAGCCCAGCAAGTTTCGTCAGGAGATCTGACAGCTGAAATTCCGCAGCGCCGTACGCAGGACGAGCTTACCGTGTTATATGATGCGTTTCGCGCAATGGTCGTTAATCTAAGAAGTATTGTGAACGACATTGCGGATAGTACGCGTACGACCTCACAGAATGCGCAATCTTTAAGTGAAGCCATTACCCAGGCAGCCGAACAAATTGAAATGATGTCGGAAGCGGTGGATCACATTGCCGTAGGGGTAGAGGAACAAAAAGTGACTTCCCACGAGTCTCTGATCACGGCAGATGAGATGTTGAACGATTTTCAGCGCATGCATACCCAATCGATCGGTATGACAGAGATGTCAGGGCAGATGGAACAGTCGGTGGATCATACGAAGCAGACATTTTCGTTGCTGATGAAAGGAATGGACGAGCTGGCTGTATCGCATAATCGTTCCCGGGACATCATGCTGGTTCTAGAGAAGGAAGCCTCGGATATTGAGGCCATTACGCAATCGGTCAAAAACATCGCGGAGGAGACAGCACTTCTTGCTCTAAATGCATCCATTGAGGCAGCGCGTGCCGGAGAAGAGGGAGCAGGTTTTGCTGTGGTTGCCCAGCAGATTCGCAAGCTGTCGGACGAGAGTACACAATCGGTTCACCGAATAAACGAACTGATCAGCCGTGTTCAGCAGCGTATCCGCGATACGGCACAGCTGATTCATGAGCAGCACGGACTTGTCGTGAATGAGTCCCAGCGCACCATTAATGTCGATCAGACGCTGCTGGAGCTGACTGGAACGGTTGAGGTATTCATGAAAGGCGCTCATGAGATCGGCTCCAAAATTGCAGAGCAGACCGTTCGGGTTGAACGGACACATGGTCACGTTAAACAGATTCAAGGAAAAGCCGGCTCGTTCTCGGACGAGGCTAGACGGATTATGGATGCCGCTCATGAGGAGACGGCAATCATGCAGGAAATCTCCTCTTCGGCTGAAGAGTTGAGACAATTAACGGATCGTTTGATGGACAAAACAAAAGCATTTCGGATGCAGCCTTAA
- a CDS encoding stalk domain-containing protein, translating into MKKKAVIGLMVGTLTLGIGTGALAATGLEPIKAYLNSKISLKMNGATVTAKDANGKTVLPITYNGTTYLPVRAVGTLLGTEITYDSANSSVLIGSNNGSAAPEENKLTLSSLGATVLGTSGWHTKDPSDTSYKGKDYKDVYLHTDSVKQGESFQIMTQKKYSKLHLELAAIAGSHEIRIIDHNNTTLKTLTVAADRGLQGVDVDVSEADFVFVEIVDEEPGSSLFVPLTTSYLTK; encoded by the coding sequence GTGAAGAAAAAAGCCGTAATCGGACTGATGGTGGGCACACTGACACTCGGTATTGGTACAGGGGCACTGGCAGCAACAGGACTTGAACCAATTAAGGCCTATCTGAACAGCAAGATTTCTCTGAAAATGAATGGAGCAACCGTGACAGCCAAAGATGCCAATGGCAAGACGGTACTGCCAATTACCTACAATGGAACAACGTATTTGCCAGTGCGTGCAGTGGGGACATTACTCGGTACGGAAATCACTTATGACAGCGCAAACTCCTCGGTTCTGATCGGCAGTAACAACGGATCTGCTGCACCTGAAGAGAATAAGTTGACATTGAGTTCACTTGGAGCAACTGTGCTCGGAACCTCCGGTTGGCACACCAAGGATCCGAGCGACACCTCGTATAAAGGGAAAGACTACAAAGATGTATATCTTCATACGGACTCCGTGAAACAAGGCGAAAGCTTTCAGATCATGACACAAAAAAAGTATTCCAAATTACATCTGGAACTGGCAGCCATTGCGGGTTCCCACGAGATCAGAATTATAGATCATAATAATACAACCCTGAAAACACTCACCGTTGCAGCAGATCGTGGATTGCAGGGTGTAGATGTTGATGTTTCCGAGGCTGATTTTGTTTTTGTGGAGATCGTTGATGAAGAACCGGGTTCTTCGCTGTTCGTTCCATTGACTACTTCTTATCTGACTAAATAA
- a CDS encoding ring-cleaving dioxygenase, translated as MQIKGLHHVSALTAHAAENYRFYTNVMGLRLIKKTVNQDDVSVYHLFYGDEKGNPGTELTFFEIPMAGQTREGVNSISATSLRVPNDAALQYWIQRFDEYEVPHGEITNRGGRATLSFTDFENQRLILVSDENNTGVPGGKPWDQSPVPTEYGIVGLGPVHLTVQDASLTATVLTELLGFRQKGTYPAFVAGQPDVLIFESGEGGSGSEVHVEERNDLPIERPGRGSVHHVAFRVDNEEELRQWVERVRNFSFPNSGFVDRFYFRSLYFREANGILFELATDGPGFDTDEELAHLGESLALPPFLESRRAEIEANLKPLDTMIR; from the coding sequence ATGCAAATCAAAGGACTTCACCACGTATCCGCACTGACCGCACATGCCGCTGAAAACTATCGCTTTTACACCAATGTCATGGGCCTTCGCCTGATCAAAAAAACAGTAAACCAGGATGACGTTTCCGTATACCACCTCTTCTATGGAGATGAAAAAGGCAATCCCGGCACCGAGCTGACATTCTTCGAGATTCCGATGGCCGGACAGACACGCGAAGGCGTGAACAGCATCTCTGCTACTTCGCTGCGCGTTCCTAATGATGCCGCTCTCCAGTATTGGATCCAACGGTTTGATGAATATGAAGTACCTCATGGTGAAATTACGAATCGTGGTGGCCGTGCAACACTTTCATTTACTGATTTTGAAAACCAGCGTCTGATCTTGGTGTCTGACGAGAACAACACAGGTGTACCTGGGGGAAAACCATGGGATCAGAGCCCGGTACCGACTGAATACGGTATTGTAGGCCTTGGTCCTGTACACCTCACCGTTCAGGACGCATCGTTGACGGCAACGGTTCTCACGGAGCTGCTTGGATTCCGCCAAAAAGGAACCTACCCTGCTTTTGTTGCAGGACAACCGGATGTCCTTATATTTGAATCTGGTGAAGGAGGCAGTGGTTCCGAGGTCCATGTAGAGGAGCGTAACGACTTGCCAATCGAGAGACCTGGACGTGGTAGCGTACACCATGTTGCATTCCGGGTGGATAATGAAGAGGAATTGAGACAATGGGTGGAACGTGTTCGTAACTTCAGTTTCCCGAATTCCGGTTTCGTCGATCGTTTTTACTTCCGTTCCCTGTATTTCCGTGAAGCGAACGGCATCCTGTTTGAGCTCGCAACGGATGGTCCTGGTTTCGATACAGACGAGGAACTTGCCCATTTGGGAGAATCGCTCGCTCTGCCACCATTCCTGGAAAGCCGCCGGGCAGAGATTGAAGCCAATCTCAAACCTCTCGATACAATGATTCGTTAA